The Myripristis murdjan chromosome 17, fMyrMur1.1, whole genome shotgun sequence DNA segment GTTGTAGATTACCTCCTTGAACATTGTAAAGCTAATGTTGAACTTGGAGGATCGGTGAACTTTGACGGCGAGACCATCGAAGGGGCTCCGCCGCTGTGGGCGGCTTCGGCAGCCGGTCACCTCCCTGTGGTTAAAACGCTACTAAAACATGGTGCCTCTGTGAACAACGCAACACTGACAAACTCTACGCCCCTCCGAGCTGCCTGCTTCGACGGCCACCTGGAGATCGTCCGCTACCTGGTGGAGCACAGAGCTGACATGGAGGTAGCCAACCGACATGGCCATACCTGCCTTATGATCTCCTGTTACAAGGGCCACAAAGAGATAGCCAAGTTCCTCCTGGACCGTGGTGCCGATGTTAACCGCAAGAGTGTGAAAGGAAACACCGCCTTACACGACTGTGCTGAGTCTGGTAGCCTGGATATCATGAAGATGCTGCTCAAGTGTAACGCTCGTATGGAGAGAGACGGATATGGGATGACTCCACTCCTCGCTGCAAGTGTAACAGGTCACACCAACATTGTGGAGTACCTTGCCCATCAGCCTCGCTCCTCCAGGGAGGAACGCATTGATGCACTTGAACTCCTTGGGGCCACATTTGTGGATAAAAAACGTGATCTCTTGGGGGCAATGAGATACTGGAGAAGAGCCATGGAGTTGAGGCAGCCAGGTGACAAAACCGGTTCCCTGGCCAAGCCTCCGCCTGGGCCCCCTATCCCCGCCTATGACTGTGCCAAGGAGGTGAGCACCGCAGAGGAGCTGGAAGCCTTGATCACTGACCCAGATGAAATGCGGATGCAGGCTTTGCTTGTCCGCGAGCGCATCCTGGGACCGTCCCACCCAGACACCTCCTATTACATCCGCTACAGGGGGGCTGTTTATGCTGACTCAGGCAATTTTGAGCGCTGCATCAGCCTGTGGAAATATGCCTTAGACATGCAGCAGAGTAACCTGGACCCTCTCAGTCCCATGACAGCCTCCAGCTTCCTGTCGTTTGCAGAGCTCTTTTCTTTCATCCTCCAAGACCGGGCCAAAGGCACCCTGGCAACGCGCATCACCTTCCATGATCTGATGGGCGTTCTGGGGAAAAGCgtgagggaggtggagagagctGTAGCACAGAGAGACAACCCCCCTGAAGCTCCCCAGTTCACCAAGGCCCTCTCCATCATCCTCCACCTCATTTTTCTGCTGGAGAAGCTGGAGTGTAGCCCAGAGCAGGACCATCAGAAGAAGCAGACAGTGTACCGCCTGCTGAAGCTGAGCCCTCGGGGCCGAAGTGGCTTCACTCCTCTCCACATGGCTGTGGACAAGGAAACTACGTCTGTGGGCCGCTACCCTGTAGGTCGCTTCCCCTCCCAGGCGGTCGCATCACTGCTTTTGGAGTGTGGCGCAGACGTTGATTCACGTGACTGTGACAACAACACTCCACTGCACATCGCTGCCAGCAATGGCTGTCCAGAGATTATGGCACTACTTGTGAAGGCCGGGGCTCACTTTGATGCCACAAATGCACAGAGGAAGACAGCCTACGAGCTGTTGGATGAGCAGAGCAGCGGACACACAGCCCTCTACCCCCTGAACTACGTCACACTTCAGTGCCTGGCAGCGCGTGCAATTGAAAGGCACAGACTTCCCTACAAGGGGCTCATCTCTGAGGAGATGGAGGCATTTATTGAGCTGCATTGACTTCCATCACTGTCTAACTAGACAGCCTCGCTCTTCTCTTTCCCTGTCGTTCCACATACTCAGCTATACAGTACTGCAACCTACCAtcacctctccctccccctccctcctccattaTTTTCATCCCTGTCTCCAGCTGACCTCCACTCCCATGCTGGCCCTACCAGTACCATCCCCACTTGTCTCAGACCAAATCGTAGCAATAAACCTCCTGATCTCTGGGTTTAAACCTGTGGCTGAGATGTGGTCAGTTGCCACTTTTGTCTAATGTGAGTCCTGTACACTTTTAAAGTGACAAAAGGTTTCTATTTGAGGTTGCTATTTGAAGCTGGGTTAAACTTCAACTTGACATGAAttaaggatatttttttttttctcccagtcaAAGGGAGCCTTACATTATGgtggtgcctgtgtgtgtttggtggtggCTGGATTGTGTGGATGATGGGTTGTATTATCATTGATAGGAACAAATACCATAAGGTTATGATCAAATTAGCCACGTTACCTGCATGAGAATGAAGAGTGAATATGCTAGTTTACGTATTTGGTAGAtctgttgttttgcaaattCGTCCAAGAAAAAGATCCTCATGAACAAACTAAACCACCCAAGCTTGCTTGCTTGACATTTCTCCCCATCAGTATTGACCTATTTATCATTCTTCAAATATACCCTCAACTACATTTGTTTGTCATGGCAAATTGTTGAACTTACTGTGCCAAATATCAGCAATGGGGTTATGTTCAGTTTCGAAGTGTGAACTGTTGAGTGAAAAGCAGCTAACTTATCGTAATTATAAGAACTATTAACCTGACTTGGGGTTAGGAAGTTTCCACAGCTTGTGAGAATTGGCAACTCTAGTTGCTGGATTCTTCagactgtgatgtgttttggcAGCCTGCAGTGCCAGCATTACAGACTATGATGAGAGTTAGGATGACTGATATCCCTTCACTCTGAGTGAAAAGACAGATATTTGAGTAGGCACCACTTTGGCTGTCTCTCTTCTGTCTGCACACAAACGTTTGTAACCTATGCAGTTTGTGATTTCCGAATCAAAGGTGATATTGTTCTGGCAAAAATTCACCCCTAAAACAGAATTCACACGAGACATCCCAATAGTTTTAGACAAATATCTTAACATGACAATGGGACAAATCCTTGGGCTGCTCCACTGACACGACAGTGAATTGGAATCAGCTGAAAATGCAAACTAAGAATGTTTTTAGATTTTTGCCTGCTTGAATGAAGTTTCAAACCAGAAAACGTGCCTATATCACTAACAAAATCACCCTGGTAATGTCACTGTCAGCAAAGGTATTCAATTCACTGTCAAAGAAGCAGTTTCAGGAGAGCTGAGGCTCATTTATAATGTTGGGAGAAATATCAAGTGAACTGCCTGAGCTCATGTGTGAATTCTGTTTTGGATTTGATTTTGCCTTCAACCGCAGATGCAGGTCACAAGAATGGTACAGATGGCTTTTCCAGCCACTCCTGCATCTTAGTCTTATTTTTAATAGTGTCTGTTTTGGTCTATCTTGTGTTATCATTAATGTTTTATGTGTCTGTACTAAGCACCACCAAAATGAATGCACATTGAGAAGCTCTGAATCCTAAACAACTTTACATCCAGGCTATGAACTGTTgctgcctttctctttctcaactGAACTGATTCATTTAACTGATGATAACCAAGAGCAAAAGTGTGTTGGAGATACTTGAATAAAATTCAGTATCACAACAagtggttctgtgt contains these protein-coding regions:
- the fem1a gene encoding protein fem-1 homolog A, whose amino-acid sequence is MDITTAVFNAARDGKLKLIQKLLSNKTPEELEALAEEKTQGGTPLLIASRYGHLEVVDYLLEHCKANVELGGSVNFDGETIEGAPPLWAASAAGHLPVVKTLLKHGASVNNATLTNSTPLRAACFDGHLEIVRYLVEHRADMEVANRHGHTCLMISCYKGHKEIAKFLLDRGADVNRKSVKGNTALHDCAESGSLDIMKMLLKCNARMERDGYGMTPLLAASVTGHTNIVEYLAHQPRSSREERIDALELLGATFVDKKRDLLGAMRYWRRAMELRQPGDKTGSLAKPPPGPPIPAYDCAKEVSTAEELEALITDPDEMRMQALLVRERILGPSHPDTSYYIRYRGAVYADSGNFERCISLWKYALDMQQSNLDPLSPMTASSFLSFAELFSFILQDRAKGTLATRITFHDLMGVLGKSVREVERAVAQRDNPPEAPQFTKALSIILHLIFLLEKLECSPEQDHQKKQTVYRLLKLSPRGRSGFTPLHMAVDKETTSVGRYPVGRFPSQAVASLLLECGADVDSRDCDNNTPLHIAASNGCPEIMALLVKAGAHFDATNAQRKTAYELLDEQSSGHTALYPLNYVTLQCLAARAIERHRLPYKGLISEEMEAFIELH